The following proteins are co-located in the Manihot esculenta cultivar AM560-2 chromosome 7, M.esculenta_v8, whole genome shotgun sequence genome:
- the LOC110607410 gene encoding uncharacterized protein LOC110607410, whose amino-acid sequence MSPLQLFYIFIVTAMFAPIQAIQYQLINNATGTPGGTRFEYEIGIPCSKQTLEFATNFIWQTFKQNEGDRKNYEEVTMVVQSFVGAAAYVNSNTINVNSDYIANYQGDVKNEVIGLLYHETTHVWQWFSNNEAPSGLIEGIADYVRLKAALALITAGFLNPEPGPRP is encoded by the coding sequence ATGTCTCCCCTGCAGCTTTTCTACATCTTCATTGTCACGGCGATGTTCGCACCGATCCAAGCCATTCAATACCAACTTATCAACAATGCCACCGGAACGCCCGGTGGAACGAGATTCGAGTACGAAATCGGAATCCCCTGTAGCAAGCAAACCCTAGAGTTTGCCACAAATTTCATATGGCAAACCTTCAAGCAAAATGAAGGTGATAGAAAGAATTATGAAGAGGTGACAATGGTGGTGCAAAGCTTTGTTGGGGCAGCAGCCTATGTTAATTCCAACACCATTAACGTCAATTCAGATTATATAGCAAATTATCAAGGAGATGTGAAGAATGAAGTTATTGGACTTCTGTATCACGAGACCACTCATGTCTGGCAGTGGTTTAGCAACAATGAAGCACCCAGTGGCCTTATTGAGGGAATAGCTGATTATGTGAGGCTAAAAGCTGCATTGGCTCTgataaccgctggatttcttaacCCCGAACCAGGGCCTCGACCATAG